One window from the genome of Ovis canadensis isolate MfBH-ARS-UI-01 breed Bighorn chromosome 21, ARS-UI_OviCan_v2, whole genome shotgun sequence encodes:
- the LOC138427322 gene encoding pregnancy-associated glycoprotein 1-like — MKWLVLLGLVAFSECIVKIPLRRVKTVRKTLSEKNMLNNFLKEHAYRLSQISFHGSNLTIHPLRNIMDKLYVGNITIGTPPQEFQVIFDTGSSDLWVSSVFCISPTCSTHIRFRHRQSSTFRLANKTFGIMYGSGRMKGVVVHDTVRIGDLVSTDQPFGLSVTEYGFEGIPFDGVLGLNYPKLSFSGAIPIFDNLKNQGAISEPVFAFYLSKDKWEGSVVMFGGVDHRYYKGELNWVPLIQAGDWSVHMDRISMKRKVIACSGGCEAVVDTGTSLIEGPRRLVNNIQKLIGAMPQGFEDYVSCFAVNTLPSIIFTINGINYPVPARDYILKDSRGHCYTAFKENRVSPSRETWILGDVFLRRYFSVFDRGNDRIGLARAV, encoded by the exons ATGAAGTGGCTTGTGCTCCTTGGGCTGGTGGCCTTCTCAGAGTGCATAGTCAA AATACCTCTAAGGAGAGTGAAGACTGTGAGAAAAACCCTCAGTGAAAAAAACATGCTGAACAATTTCCTGAAGGAGCATGCTTACAGACTGTCCCAGATTTCCTTTCATGGCTCAAATTTAACTATTCACCCCTTGAGAAACATCATGGAT AAGCTCTATGTGGGTAACATCACCATTGGAACACCCCCTCAAGAATTCCAGGTTATCTTTGACACAGGCTCATCTGACTTGTGGGTGTCCTCCGTCTTTTGCATCAGCCCAACCTGTT CTACACACATTAGGTTCAGACATCGTCAGTCTTCCACCTTCCGGCTTGCCAATAAGACGTTCGGGATCATGTATGGATCTGGGAGAATGAAAGGAGTTGTTGTTCATGACACAGTTCGG ATTGGGGACCTTGTAAGCACTGACCAGCCGTTCGGTCTAAGTGTGACGGAATATGGGTTTGAGGGTATACCTTTTGATGGCGTCTTGGGCTTGAACTACCCCAAACTATCCTTCTCTGGAGCCATTCCCATCTTTGACAACCTGAAGAATCAAGGTGccatttctgagcctgtttttgcCTTCTACTTGAGCAA AGACAAGTGGGAGGGCAGTGTGGTGATGTTTGGTGGGGTGGACCACCGCTACTACAAGGGAGAGCTCAACTGGGTACCATTGATCCAAGCTGGTGACTGGAGTGTACACATGGACCG CATCTCCATGAAAAGAAAGGTTATTGCTTGCTCTGGTGGCTGCGAGGCTGTTGTGGACACCGGGACATCACTGATCGAAGGTCCAAGAAGACTGGTCAATAACATACAGAAGCTCATTGGTGCCATGCCACAGGGTTTCGAG GACTACGTTTCATGTTTTGCGGTCAATACTCTGCCCTCTATCATCTTCACCATCAATGGCATCAACTACCCAGTGCCAGCTCGAGACTACATCCTCAAG GATTCTAGAGGCCACTGCTATACCGCCTTTAAAGAAAACAGAGTGAGTCCATCTAGAGAGACCTGGATCCTGGGTGACGTCTTCCTGAGGCGGTATTTCTCAGTCTTTGATCGAGGAAATGATAGGATTGGCCTGGCACGGGCAGTGTAA